One window of Papaver somniferum cultivar HN1 chromosome 9, ASM357369v1, whole genome shotgun sequence genomic DNA carries:
- the LOC113311230 gene encoding fructose-1,6-bisphosphatase, chloroplastic-like, with translation MMIMSTAGATPIAFSSSLLLQQPQAGFFTSSGITKSCHYVNNRTSRHQCGCIAVSVNEQGSETRRANNKQQEKGTTSNAFEIETLTTWLLNQERQGNIDSELAIVLSSISLACKQITSLLQRATLSNLTGSQGFINIQGEDQRKLDFIANQVFCNCLRSTGRTGIIASEEEDVPIAIEETYSGNYTVVFDPIDGSSNIDTGLTTGSIFGIYSPDDQEPCLVDYDDEDDDEEDHSDQKLGKKEQKCVVSACQPGSNLLAAGYCMYSTMVVFTLSIGNGVFAFTLDPMYGEFVLTHKNIQIPKSGKIYSFNEANYELWDEKLKKYIDDIKDTKKKQYAGRYIGCLVGEVHRMLLCGGIYGNPSNTKRKQGNLRLLYECAPMSYLVEQAGGKASDGRCRILDIKPDEIHQRAPLFIGSPEEMDKLEKYLS, from the exons aTGATGATAATGAGTACTGCTGGAGCAACTCCAATAGCATTTTCATCATCACTGCTGCTTCAGCAGCCGCAGGCCGGTTTCTTTACTAGCAGCGGCATTACTAAGTCTTGTCATTACGTCAACAATAGGACTAGCAGACACCAATGTGGTTGTATAGCAGTTTCGGTGAATGAGCAGGGATCGGAGACTAGGCGTGCCAATAACAAGCAGCAGGAAAAGGGAACTACTAGTAATGCATTCGAAATTGAAACCCTGACTACCTGGTTATTGAATCAAGAACGACAAGGAAACATCGATTCCGAGCTTGCGATTGTCCTCTCCAGCATTTCCCTTGCTTGCAAACAAATCACTTCCCTGCTTCAGAGAGCCACACTCTCCAACCTCACTGGTTCTCAGGGATTCATCAACATCCAAGGTGAAGACCAGAGAAAGCTTGATTTCATTGCCAACCAGGTGTTCTGTAACTGCTTGAGATCCACTGGACGTACTGGCATTATAGCCTCCGAGGAAGAAGATGTCCCGATTGCGATCGAAGAAACTTATTCTGGTAACTATACCGTTGTGTTTGACCCTATCGATGGTTCCTCCAACATCGACACCGGTTTAACTACTGGTTCCATATTCGGAATTTACAGTCCTGACGATCAAGAGCCGTGCCTTGTCGATTATGACGAcgaggatgatgatgaagaagatcacTCTGATCAGAAGCTGGGGAAAAAGGAGCAGAAATGTGTGGTGAGTGCGTGTCAACCTGGCAGCAATCTGTTGGCAGCCGGTTACTGCATGTATTCAACCATGGTGGTCTTTACACTCTCAATCGGGAATGGAGTTTTCGCGTTCACATTGGACCCGATGTACGGCGAGTTTGTACTGACACACAAGAACATTCAGATACCAAAGTCGGGGAAAATATACTCATTCAACGAAGCTAATTACGAGCTGTGGGATGAGAAACTGAAGAAATATATTGATGATATCAAGGACAcaaagaagaaacaatatgctgGCAGGTATATTGGGTGTCTTGTTGGTGAAGTTCATCGGATGCTGCTGTGCGGTGGGATATATGGTAACCCAAGCAACACAAAAAGGAAACAAGGGAATCTGAGGCTCTTGTATGAGTGCGCACCCATGAGCTACTTGGTTGAACAAGCCGGAGGCAAGGCGTCTGATGGTCGTTGCAGAATACTTGATATCAAACCGGATGAG ATTCATCAACGGGCTCCTCTTTTCATCGGAAGTCCAGAAGAAATGGACAAGTTGGAGAAGTACTTGAGTTAA
- the LOC113311302 gene encoding uncharacterized protein LOC113311302, with amino-acid sequence MPIRRKGENYNPALMRKHHHPRLSPDKTLVTSQLNDTTYDHGVHEYATIGVKGNFLEAQAKINLWKPFIEADELSISQIWVATLDKDINTIEVGWEEDGYVNTGCYNLLCDGFVHTSSNVSLGCSFSEVSTFNDDQKDVTFIIHKWTLVDTITRYSNRLLSKFSLHGIIKSSNNSIRGGEIIDRTKGRHTSTQMGSGHFPSEGGLKTSSYFNWVQVIDEDNAMKNPENVETYITNPNCYDLKITDDNYDTNGYSFYYGDPDYNDRCQ; translated from the exons ATGCCTATTCGGAGGAAAGGAGAAAATTATAATCCCGCACTTATGCGTAAACATCATCATCCAAGATTATCACCTGATAAGACTCTTGTTACATCCCAATTAAATGATACTACATACGACCATGGGGTCCATGAG TACGCAACAATTGGAGTGAAAGGTAATTTTTTAGAAGCACAAGCAAAAATAAATCTTTGGAAACCATTTATTGAAGCAGATGAATTAAGTATATCCCAAATTTGGGTTGCAACCTTAGATAAAGATATCAATACTATTGAAGTTGGATGGGAG gAGGACGGATACGTGAATACGGGATGCTACAACCTCCTTTGTGATGGTTTTGTGCACACATCATCAAATGTCTCCCTTGGTTGCAGTTTTAGTGAGGTATCCACTTTCAATGACGACCAGAAAGATGTCACATTCATTATTCACAAG TGGACACTGGTGGATACAATTACAAGGTATTCCAATCGGTTATTATCCAAGTTCTCTCTTCACGGAATTATCAAAAGTAGCAACAACAGTATAAGGGGTGGAGAAATCATTGATAGGACTAAAGGACGACATACTTCGACTCAAATGGGTAGTGGACATTTCCCTTCTGAGGGTGGTTTGAAGACGTCGAGTTATTTTAATTGggttcaagtaattgatgaagataACGCGATGAAGAACCCTGAAAATGTTGAAACATATATTACGAATCCAAACTGCTATGATTTGAAAATTACCGATGACAATTATGATACAAATGGTTACAGTTTTTACTATGGAGATCCTGATTATAATGATAGATGTCAATGA
- the LOC113314464 gene encoding fructose-1,6-bisphosphatase, chloroplastic-like produces the protein MVGSSIAATASHQLLFSSTTTSAHHPYRSSSSYASSSARVLFDVSKQSTIPISRKSLSNDSVLVNGVRCAAVGTSENATATPKRSKYDIVTLTSWLLDQEKSGNIDAELTVVLSSISMACKQIASLVQRASISNLTGGQGAVNIQGEDQKKLDVISNEVFSSCLRSSGRTGIIASEEEDVPVAVEESYSGNYIVVFDPLDGSSNIDAAVSTGSIFGIYHPNDECLADFGDDVSALDQEKQKCIVSVCQPGTNLLAAGYCMYSSSVIFVLSVGKGVYSFTLDPMYGEFVLTQEKVQIPKSRKIYSFNEGNYQMWDDKLKKYIDDLKIPDPKPYSARYIGSLVGDFHRTLLYGGIYGYPRDSMSKNGKLRLLYECAPMSYLAEQAGGKGSDGHQRVLDIQPTEIHQRVPLYIGSVDEVDKLEKYLAAE, from the exons ATGGTTGGATCATCAATTGCAGCAACAGCTTCTCATCAGCTTCTATTCTCTAGCACTACTACCTCTGCTCATCATCCCTACCGTTCCTCATCGTCATATGCATCATCCTCTGCGCGAGTACTCTTTGACGTCTCTAAGCAGTCGACAATCCCAATCAGCAGGAAATCACTTAGTAATGACTCTGTCTTAGTTAATGGAGTCAGGTGTGCCGCAGTTGGAACATCTGAGAACGCAACGGCAACCCCCAAAAGGAGCAAGTATGACATAGTGACTTTAACAAGTTGGTTATTGGACCAAGAGAAATCTGGGAACATCGATGCGGAACTTACCGTTGTGCTGTCTAGTATTTCCATGGCTTGCAAACAGATTGCTTCTTTGGTACAGAGAGCCAGCATTTCTAACCTCACTGGAGGTCAAGGTGCCGTTAACATTCAAGGCGAAGACCAGAAGAAGCTCGATGTTATCTCCAATGAG GTGTTCTCAAGCTGTTTGAGATCAAGTGGAAGAACAGGGATTATAGCTTCAGAGGAAGAGGATGTACCTGTTGCAGTGGAAGAGAGTTACTCAGGGAACTACATTGTTGTATTTGATCCCCTTGACGGCTCATCCAATATCGACGCTGCTGTATCAACTGGATCCATCTTTGGGATATACCATCCCAACGACGAATGTCTTGCTGATTTTGGGGATGATGTATCCGCT CTGGACCAAGAGAAACAGAAGTGCATAGTGAGCGTATGCCAACCAGGGACCAACCTGTTGGCCGCAGGATACTGCATGTACTCGAGCTCTGTGATTTTTGTGTTGTCCGTCGGGAAAGGTGTCTACTCCTTCACGTTGGATCCCATGTACGGTGAGTTTGTGCTGACTCAAGAGAAAGTGCAGATCCCCAAATCCAGGAAAATCTACTCTTTCAACGAAGGCAACTACCAAATGTGGGACGACAAGCTAAAGAAGTACATTGATGACCTCAAAATCCCAGATCCAAAGCCGTATTCAGCTCGTTACATTGGTAGTCTTGTAGGTGATTTCCATAGGACATTGCTTTATGGAGGGATATACGGTTACCCAAGAGACAGTATGAGCAAGAATGGGAAGCTCAGGCTCTTGTACGAGTGTGCACCTATGAGCTACTTGGCTGAACAAGCTGGTGGTAAAGGTTCTGACGGGCACCAGAGAGTTCTGGATATCCAACCAACAGAG ATTCATCAGCGTGTTCCATTGTACATTGGAAGCGTGGACGAGGTGGATAAATTGGAGAAGTACTTGGCTGCTGAATGA